A region of the Litchfieldia alkalitelluris genome:
CAAAAAAGTTTACACCTAACTCATAAGCTTTATGTATCGTTTTAATAGCAGTTTCTTCATCTACAGTTTTTCCGAACGTTAACCAACTACCTAAGCTGATTTCACTAACCTTTAATCCTGAGCGACCTATTCTGCGATATTTCAAAATGCAACCTCCTTTGGGTACAATAATCAATGTTCATGTATACCTTTACAGAGAAATTTATCAGAAATTTCTGATTAAGTAAAGGGTATGGCCCGGGAAATATATGGTCGAAATTTGTTGAAATTTATTTTTTAACGGGATTAGGCTTTAGTAGTTTGGGAGATTCTTCTGATTAATTCTGAACTTATTCTAGCTCTCGGACACAGAAGAATCTGGAAATTAGAGGAGTTTGAATAATAATCTATTAACTGTTATGAATTATGAAGTTTATATCTAGAACCATAGAAAAACAAGATCGTTTGTTTTATATACTTCTGGAAGGACCTTGTTTGTGTTTTCTTGTTGTTTGATATCCGGTGATACTGATTAATCAGTTCGTCCAACTCTTGACTAATTCTTATAGTCTTTACACTCGTAAAGCCTTCTACTTTTGCCGTTGCAATCATTTCTTGTCGTTTAGTACTTATATCATCCCTTAAACCTAACAGATGATTTTTCACATGCATTGCCATCTCGTCAACCCCTTAGATTACCTAAACAAAATACTCACCTAGCGATTATCACAAATAAAATAAAGCTTGTAAATAGAATCGCAATATTAGACAAATTTCACTCCGGATATTTTTGTCCAATTTATGAAACGCCTTTTAAATAGAGGTGGAAGTAACTATTTTATTACTTTTTTACTAGGTTATTTCACTGATTGTCGAATTTTGGAGAGGTGTTTATAGTACTTTAGATGCGTTTTTTAGGAATCTACTAAATCATCCTTATCTTTCAAACAACAACTTACCGGAAAACTATATTTTATACAGGATTTCCCAATGTTAAAATTGTCATAAAAAAAACAATGACATTTCGGATAGAAAAAGATACTATATCAAAGTAAAGATATGCGATCATGTTTTATTCGGAGGAATTTCCATTGCAATCAAAATATTATGTACTGTTACTTTTAACTAGCTTCCTATGGGGAGGAAATTTCGTTGCTGGAAAATTCCTAGTTAATCATGCATCACCCTTATTTCTTACTGAACTTCGTTGGATTATAGCATTGATTTGTTTAATTCCTATTGTTTTATATTTTGACCGCTCACTACGTTTTCCAAGAGCTGCTCTTGTCCCTTTAGTACTTATGGGATTAACCGGAGTTCTATTATTTAATGTCTTAATGTTCATTGCATTAAAATACACAACTGCGGACAATGTTGGGCTATTATCAACGCTTAATCCAATATCAATTGCAATTGCTTCTTTTTGTTTTTATCGGGAAAAATTATCTAAATCACAATTAGCTGGAATGATGATTTCTTTTGCTGGTATATTTGTTGTGATTTCTCATGGAGATATTTATAGATTAGTTAATTTCCATTTTAATATTGGTGATTTATTTATGTTAGGGGCAGTTGCCATTTGGGGTCTTTATTCAGTGGTAGCAAAAAAAGCGATGCGTTATGTTTCACCATACAAAGCAACACTATGGTCAGCTATTTTTGGAGTAATTATGATTTCGCCATTTATTATAAATGACCATACCATCTCTTCACCCACACCATCTTTTTGGATTGCTGCTCTTTACTCATCCATAGGTGCAACAGTTCTTGCGATGATTTTTTGGAATATCGGAGTACAAAAAGTAGGGGGAACAAAATCCGGAATGTTTCTTAACTTTAATCCCATCTTCACTGCGATTTTAGCATTTATCTTCCTAGGTGAAAAACTTACACTTACTCAATTCATCGGTAGTATTGTTGTGATACTTGGTGTGTATATTTTTACAGCCCCCAAAAAGTCATTTCTGAAGAT
Encoded here:
- a CDS encoding aspartyl-phosphate phosphatase Spo0E family protein; translated protein: MAMHVKNHLLGLRDDISTKRQEMIATAKVEGFTSVKTIRISQELDELINQYHRISNNKKTQTRSFQKYIKQTILFFYGSRYKLHNS
- a CDS encoding DMT family transporter, which translates into the protein MFYSEEFPLQSKYYVLLLLTSFLWGGNFVAGKFLVNHASPLFLTELRWIIALICLIPIVLYFDRSLRFPRAALVPLVLMGLTGVLLFNVLMFIALKYTTADNVGLLSTLNPISIAIASFCFYREKLSKSQLAGMMISFAGIFVVISHGDIYRLVNFHFNIGDLFMLGAVAIWGLYSVVAKKAMRYVSPYKATLWSAIFGVIMISPFIINDHTISSPTPSFWIAALYSSIGATVLAMIFWNIGVQKVGGTKSGMFLNFNPIFTAILAFIFLGEKLTLTQFIGSIVVILGVYIFTAPKKSFLKIPTTKARTH